In the genome of Brassica napus cultivar Da-Ae unplaced genomic scaffold, Da-Ae ScsIHWf_867;HRSCAF=1232, whole genome shotgun sequence, one region contains:
- the LOC106437015 gene encoding uncharacterized protein LOC106437015 encodes MQDLQSPNIRSYKSYEGGRNLQLVDPADLKPVRGIYVVRESKRNRSPMTSDPWRKISYKDMPVKSRRPPSHSKTLKGWWNDPEIKRKRRVAKYKLYSAEGKVKKSLKKSYKWIKIQCAKIIHGI; translated from the exons ATGCAGGATCTCCAATCTCCTAACATACGATCTTACAAATCGTATGAAGGAGGTCGGAACCTCCAACTAGTTGATCCTGCCGATTTAAAACCGGTTAGAGGAATCTATGTTGTAAGAGAATCAAAGCGTAATCGATCTCCCATGACATCAGATCCATGGCGTAAAATTTCATACAAAGACATGCCCGTTAAATCCAGAAGACCTCCTTCTCATTCAAAAACGTTAAAAG GATGGTGGAACGATCCTGAGATAAAGAGAAAGAGACGAGTGGCGAAATACAAGCTTTATTCAGCTGAGGGAAAGGTGAAGAAATCTTTGAAAAAGAGTTACAAATGGATTAAGATCCAATGCGCTAAGATTATTCATGGAATATAG
- the LOC106437016 gene encoding defensin-like protein 204: MAKTLNSICFATLLLVVLLMSTEIQKSEATCKKFLGEAPVHPCKEKACKEVCKEHYYHSCKGECEMHGYEEHCHCYGKY, encoded by the exons ATGGCAAAGACCCTCAATTCAATCTGCTTCGCCACTCTTTTGCTCGTTGTCTTGTTAATGTCCACCG AAATCCAGAAGAGCGAGGCGACTTGTAAGAAGTTCTTAGGCGAAGCCCCAGTGCATCCATGTAAGGAAAAAGCTTGTAAGGAAGTGTGTAAGGAACATTACTACCACTCATGTAAAGGAGAGTGTGAGATGCATGGCTACGAAGAGCATTGCCACTGTTACGGAAAATACTGA
- the LOC125606363 gene encoding defensin-like protein 205, giving the protein MAKTISSICFTTLLLVVLFISAEIPKSEATCTKYLGEAILAYPCSESYCEAKCAEHYHESCRGECEDHDHHHGVHLTNDHDDHCHCYGRY; this is encoded by the exons ATGGCAAAGACCATCAGTTCCATCTGCTTCACCACTCTTTTGCTCGTTGTCTTATTCATTTCGGCCG AAATACCAAAGAGCGAGGCGACATGTACGAAGTATTTAGGCGAAGCCATATTGGCGTACCCATGTAGTGAAAGCTATTGTGAAGCCAAGTGCGCTGAGCATTACCACGAGTCATGCAGAGGAGAGTGTGAGGATCATGATCATCACCACGGAGTGCATTTGACAAATGACCACGACGATCACTGCCACTGCTACGGTCGTTATTAA
- the LOC106437011 gene encoding pectinesterase inhibitor, with protein sequence MGVSCITRNTYSILSLQLLLILIITPSSFSFTPTDNVTKETLNKLCSKSILYNRRFCVKWLTAHNRTTSMNIRGLMELAAEKAQAFGQENLDLMDLFAKISGNDKQFKNACVECVNGYGTAIKELEVAKEFLRNNSFQQAYNAAYKALDYAYVCKDQFEGPSNEPPFVLNRSVKFIEMCHIVRFFTSLFN encoded by the coding sequence ATGGGTGTATCTTGCATCACAAGAAACACATATTCAATCCTCTCTCTTCAACTTCTTCTGATTCTTATCATCACCCCTTCATCTTTTTCCTTTACTCCCACAGACAACGTCACGAAAGAAACCCTCAACAAACTCTGCTCAAAATCAATCCTTTACAATCGTCGCTTTTGCGTCAAATGGCTAACCGCTCATAATAGAACGACCTCGATGAACATCCGTGGCCTTATGGAGCTCGCAGCCGAAAAAGCTCAAGCGTTTGGTCAGGAAAACCTAGATCTGATGGACCTCTTTGCAAAAATCTCAGGTAATGACAAGCAGTTCAAGAACGCTTGCGTTGAATGTGTGAATGGCTATGGCACAGCGATCAAAGAGCTTGAAGTAGCTAAAGAGTTTTTGAGAAATAACTCGTTCCAACAAGCATATAACGCTGCTTACAAAGCACTTGattatgcttatgtatgcaaagaTCAGTTCGAAGGACCTTCTAATGAGCCGCCTTTTGTCTTGAATCGCAGTGTGAAGTTTATCGAAATGTGTCACATTGTTAGATTTTTCACTAGTCTTttcaattaa
- the LOC106429238 gene encoding lon protease homolog 1, mitochondrial, whose amino-acid sequence MFHSTVPWNRQYANINNKCILFLWQLGKSSSDDPGSALLELLDPEQNADFRDLYLDVTIDLSKVLFVCTANVLDKIPTPLLDRMEVINISGYITDDKMHIARDHLLKTTCMECGIKPEQVVVRDAALRSLIENYCREPGVRNLQKHIEKIYRKIALKLVREGASAETPEVSVKNFIIDESNLADYVGKPVLYADKIYEQTPVGVVMGLSTKSTGGSTLYIETTSVEEGEGKGGLHITGQLGDVMKESAEIAHTVARRIMLEKEPKNLFFANSKLHLHIPEGATPKDGPSAGCTMITSFLSLAMKKPVRKDLAMTGEVTLTGRILPIGGVKEKTIAARRSQVKMMIFPEGNRRDFDELACNLKEGLDVHFVDEYEQIFELAFGYNMGSPPLNFRRSLTSFMWDLLSGCFQ is encoded by the exons ATGTTTCACTCGACTGTGCCTTGGAACCGGCAATATGCCAATATCAATAATAAATGTATATTGTTCCTTTGGCAGCTTGGAAAGAGCAGCTCTGACGACCCAGGTAGTGCATTGTTGGAGCTTCTGGATCCAGAGCAGAATGCGGATTTTAGAGACCTGTATCTAGATGTTACTATCGACTTATCCAAG GTCTTATTTGTATGCACAGCAAATGTGTTAGATAAGATTCCAACACCTCTGCTAGACAGAATGGAGGTGATTAATATCTCAGGGTATATCACTGATGATAAGATGCATATTGCTAGAGACCATTTGCTGAAAACCACATGCATGGAATGTGGCATCAAGCCTGAACAG GTTGTTGTTAGGGATGCAGCTCTTCGTTCGTTGATTGAAAATTACTGCAGAGAACCAGGAGTTAGAAATCTCCAGAAGCATATTGAGAAGATTTACCGTAAG attGCTCTGAAGCTAGTACGAGAAGGGGCATCCGCGGAAACTCCTGAGGTTTcggttaaaaattttataattgatgAATCAAACCTTGCAGATTATGTAGGCAAGCCAGTTTTATATGCAGACAAGATCTATGAACAGACACCAGTGGGGGTTGTAATGGGTCTTTCTACGAAATCCACGGGTGGCTCAACACTGTACATAGAGACAACCTCTgtagaagaaggagaaggcaaaggcgGTCTTCATATAACGGGTCAGCTTGGGGATGTGATGAAAGAAAGCGCAGAGATAGCTCACACAGTTGCTAGAAGAATCATGCTCGAGAAAGAACCCAAGAACCTCTTCTTTGCGAACTCCAAGCTTCATTTACATATTCCTGAAGGAGCCACACCAAAAGACGGTCCAAGCGCAGGCTGCACaatgatcacttcctttctaTCACTTGCCATGAAGAAGCCTGTGAGGAAGGATCTTGCAATGACCGGAGAAGTCACTCTGACTGGTAGAATACTTCCAATAGGTGGA GTTAAGGAGAAGACTATAGCTGCAAGACGGAGTCAAGTGAAGATGATGATCTTTCCTGAGGGTAACCGTAGAGATTTTGATGAGCTCGCGTGCAACTTGAAAGAAGGGCTTGATGTTCATTTTGTCGATGAGTATGAGCAGATTTTTGAGCTAGCCTTTGGGTATAATATGGGGTCTCCTCCGTTGAATTTTAGAAGAAGTCTGACAAGCTTCATGTGGGATTTACTTAGTGGTTGTTTTCAGTAG